The Streptomyces sp. NBC_01775 genome includes a region encoding these proteins:
- a CDS encoding chitinase, translating into MTNTAGHRRRTSRGAKLTMGAAATALVAGGGFLLAGNATAGEEAAPKAQGTPFAPYVDTSLQPSYDLLKSSEKSGVKEYNLAFVTSGGGCAPKWGGNQELSENPVAKQIPDLRAKGGDVRVSFGGANGSELGLVCNSADELAKAYGKVIDTFDLKKIDLDIEGAALPNTKANEMRAQAIASLQKSHEGLDVSYTLPVMPEGLTQPGVALLENAKKNGVNVSAVNIMAMDYGASYNGDMGEYATQAATATHKQVQTALGLDEAKAWKALAITPMIGVNDVAVEVFKPDDAKQVKEFADKNGMGWVSMWSGTRDKACPGGPKDQADPTCSSIEQGEFDFSKAFVG; encoded by the coding sequence ATGACGAACACAGCAGGCCACCGTCGTCGTACGAGCCGCGGCGCGAAGCTGACCATGGGCGCGGCGGCGACGGCCCTCGTAGCAGGTGGCGGCTTCCTGCTCGCGGGCAACGCCACAGCGGGTGAGGAGGCCGCCCCCAAGGCGCAGGGCACCCCCTTCGCCCCGTACGTCGACACCTCGCTCCAGCCCTCCTACGACCTGCTCAAGAGCTCCGAGAAGAGCGGGGTCAAGGAGTACAACCTGGCCTTCGTCACCAGCGGCGGCGGCTGCGCCCCCAAGTGGGGCGGCAACCAGGAGCTGTCGGAGAACCCCGTGGCGAAGCAGATCCCCGACCTGCGCGCCAAGGGCGGCGACGTACGGGTCTCCTTCGGCGGCGCCAACGGCTCCGAGCTCGGCCTGGTCTGCAACTCGGCCGACGAACTGGCCAAGGCGTACGGCAAGGTCATCGACACCTTCGACCTCAAGAAGATCGACCTGGACATCGAGGGCGCCGCGCTCCCCAACACCAAGGCGAACGAGATGCGGGCCCAGGCCATCGCCTCGCTCCAGAAGAGCCACGAGGGCCTGGACGTCTCGTACACCCTGCCGGTCATGCCCGAGGGCCTCACCCAGCCCGGCGTCGCCCTCCTGGAGAACGCCAAGAAGAACGGCGTCAACGTCTCGGCCGTCAACATCATGGCCATGGACTACGGCGCCTCCTACAACGGCGACATGGGCGAGTACGCCACCCAGGCCGCCACCGCCACCCACAAGCAGGTCCAGACCGCCCTCGGCCTCGACGAGGCCAAGGCGTGGAAGGCCCTGGCCATCACCCCGATGATCGGTGTCAACGACGTCGCGGTCGAGGTCTTCAAGCCGGACGACGCCAAGCAGGTCAAGGAGTTCGCCGACAAGAACGGCATGGGCTGGGTCTCCATGTGGTCCGGCACCCGCGACAAGGCGTGCCCCGGCGGCCCCAAGGACCAGGCCGACCCGACCTGTTCCAGCATCGAGCAGGGTGAGTTCGACTTCTCCAAGGCGTTCGTGGGCTGA
- a CDS encoding carbohydrate ABC transporter permease codes for MTLLRTEEKRADGSGAGSPRSGWRRRPGSRKGAGPGGGGAARAGRLHRWDARWSPYAFVAPFFVFFTAFGLFPLLYTGWASLHKVSLHRPTEMEWAGLHNYTRLLEDEFFWNALRNTFTIGVISTVPQLLMALGLAHLLHYRLRGSAFFRVALLTPYATSVAAATLIFAMLYGRDYGMVNWALQLVGLDPVDWENGTWSSQFAVSSIVIWRWTGYNTLIYLAAMQAVPEDLYESAELDGASRWQQFLHVTVPSLRPTILFTIVVSTIGATQLFGEPLLFGGSQTGGGSHQFQTLGLYLYEQGWFAFHLGRAAAVAWAMFLILIVVGLVYWLITRRLNKSH; via the coding sequence ATGACGCTGCTGAGGACTGAGGAGAAGCGGGCCGACGGCTCCGGGGCGGGCAGCCCCCGGAGCGGTTGGCGCCGCCGGCCGGGCTCGCGGAAGGGCGCGGGCCCCGGCGGAGGAGGCGCCGCGCGCGCGGGGCGGCTGCACCGGTGGGACGCACGCTGGAGCCCCTACGCCTTCGTCGCGCCGTTCTTCGTCTTCTTCACCGCCTTCGGCCTCTTCCCGCTGCTCTACACGGGCTGGGCCTCGCTGCACAAGGTCTCGCTGCACCGGCCGACCGAGATGGAGTGGGCCGGGCTGCACAACTACACGCGGCTGCTGGAGGACGAGTTCTTCTGGAACGCGCTGCGCAACACCTTCACCATCGGCGTCATCTCCACCGTTCCGCAGCTGCTGATGGCGCTGGGTCTGGCGCATCTGCTGCACTACCGGCTGCGCGGCAGCGCCTTCTTCCGGGTGGCGCTCCTGACGCCGTACGCCACCTCCGTCGCCGCGGCCACGCTGATCTTCGCGATGCTCTACGGGCGCGACTACGGAATGGTCAACTGGGCCCTCCAGCTCGTGGGGCTGGACCCGGTGGACTGGGAGAACGGCACGTGGAGTTCGCAGTTCGCCGTCTCCAGCATCGTCATCTGGCGGTGGACCGGCTACAACACGCTGATCTACCTGGCCGCCATGCAGGCCGTGCCCGAGGACCTGTACGAGTCGGCCGAGCTGGACGGAGCCTCGCGGTGGCAGCAGTTCCTGCATGTCACCGTGCCCTCGCTGCGGCCGACGATCCTGTTCACGATCGTGGTCTCCACCATCGGAGCCACCCAACTGTTCGGGGAGCCACTGCTGTTCGGAGGTTCGCAGACCGGCGGCGGCTCGCACCAGTTCCAGACCCTGGGGCTCTATCTGTACGAGCAGGGCTGGTTCGCCTTCCATCTGGGCCGGGCGGCGGCGGTGGCCTGGGCGATGTTCCTGATTCTGATCGTGGTCGGCCTCGTCTACTGGCTGATCACCCGACGGCTGAACAAGAGCCACTGA
- a CDS encoding ABC transporter substrate-binding protein, producing the protein MKRLTAAGVSAVLAGSLLAACAEDSGSGSSTGDDGKGKKTITVGVFGVFGYKQAGLYEEYEKSHPGIHIKENATERNEDYYPALLNHLSAGSGLSDIQAAEVDNVNELTTIQADKFTDLGKIPGVRKSDFLDWKWNQARTKDGKVIGLGTDIGPMSVCYRKDLFKKAGLPTDREEVGKLWEGDWSKYVKAGERFTKKAPKGVSFMDGAAGLYNASVSGYAHKNYTAGGKLDYKKSRAVNESWDLAMRAVKGKTTAKLKQFDTQWDQAYSNGAFATVVCPPWMLGYIKEKAGDKGADKWDVAPAPKPANWGGSFLTVPKNAKNKDEATKLAAWLTAPEQQAKLFKKQASFPSSPKAMDMTAVKDAKHPYFDDAPIGKIYAAAARGIPNVVLGPKDQIIKQYISDIGILQVEQQGKSPDEGWSAATKKIDDAAED; encoded by the coding sequence ATGAAGCGCCTGACAGCAGCCGGTGTTTCGGCCGTACTCGCCGGCTCGCTCCTGGCGGCCTGCGCCGAGGACAGCGGCAGCGGATCATCGACAGGAGACGACGGCAAGGGAAAGAAGACCATCACCGTCGGGGTCTTCGGCGTCTTCGGATACAAGCAGGCGGGGCTCTACGAGGAGTACGAGAAGAGCCACCCCGGCATCCACATCAAGGAGAACGCCACCGAGCGCAACGAGGACTACTACCCCGCGCTGCTCAACCACCTCTCGGCGGGCAGCGGCCTGTCCGACATCCAGGCGGCCGAGGTCGACAACGTCAACGAGCTGACGACCATCCAGGCGGACAAGTTCACCGATTTGGGCAAGATACCCGGTGTGCGCAAGAGCGACTTCCTGGACTGGAAGTGGAACCAGGCGCGCACCAAGGATGGCAAGGTCATCGGACTGGGCACCGACATCGGCCCGATGAGCGTGTGCTATCGCAAGGACCTGTTCAAGAAGGCCGGTCTGCCCACCGACCGCGAGGAGGTCGGCAAGCTGTGGGAGGGCGACTGGTCGAAGTACGTCAAGGCCGGTGAGCGCTTCACCAAGAAGGCGCCCAAGGGCGTGAGCTTCATGGACGGAGCCGCCGGGCTCTACAACGCCTCGGTCTCCGGATACGCCCACAAGAACTACACGGCCGGCGGAAAGCTCGACTACAAGAAGAGCCGCGCCGTGAACGAGTCGTGGGACCTGGCGATGCGGGCGGTCAAGGGCAAGACGACCGCCAAGCTCAAGCAGTTCGACACCCAGTGGGACCAGGCGTACTCCAACGGCGCGTTCGCCACCGTCGTCTGCCCGCCCTGGATGCTCGGCTACATCAAGGAGAAAGCGGGCGACAAGGGCGCCGACAAGTGGGACGTGGCACCCGCGCCCAAGCCGGCGAACTGGGGCGGCTCCTTCCTGACCGTCCCCAAGAACGCCAAGAACAAGGACGAGGCGACCAAGCTGGCCGCCTGGCTGACCGCGCCCGAGCAGCAGGCGAAGCTTTTCAAGAAGCAGGCCAGCTTCCCCAGTTCGCCGAAGGCGATGGACATGACGGCCGTCAAGGACGCCAAGCATCCCTACTTCGACGACGCGCCGATCGGGAAGATCTACGCGGCGGCGGCACGGGGCATCCCCAACGTGGTGCTCGGTCCCAAGGACCAGATCATCAAGCAGTACATCTCCGACATCGGCATCCTCCAGGTCGAGCAGCAGGGCAAGTCGCCCGACGAGGGCTGGAGCGCGGCGACGAAGAAGATCGATGACGCTGCTGAGGACTGA
- a CDS encoding GH1 family beta-glucosidase, translating to MTVQDQARATDRVTAPAGEVRFPRGFLWGTATAAYQVEGAADEDGRTPSIWDTFAHTPGKVHGGDTGDLACDHYHRFREDVALMGALGLTAYRFSVSWPRVQPSGRGKADQRGLDFYRALTDELLSHGITPFLTLYHWDLPQALEQGPGGGWPARETAYRFAEYAHLVAEALGDRVQQWTTLNEPWCSAFLGYGSGVHAPGRTDPVAALHAAHHLNLGHGLAAQAVRAAVPGAQLMVSLNTAAVRPRSDSAADRDAARRIDALANRVFSGPMLHGVYDEDLLADTAHLTDWSCVRDGDLAAIHQPLDALGLNYYTPALVSGPDPEAEGAQPVRDDGHGASEHSPWPGSEHVSFHQAAGERTAMGWTVDPEGLTELLLRHHREAPDLALYVTENGAAYEDVPGADGLVHDPRRIAYLRQHFTAVHKAMSQGADVRGYFLWSLLDNFEWAYGYSRRFGAVHVDFATQRRTPKASALWYARVAAGGRLPDAG from the coding sequence ATGACAGTTCAGGACCAAGCCAGGGCCACCGACCGGGTGACGGCTCCAGCGGGCGAGGTGCGCTTCCCGCGGGGCTTCCTGTGGGGCACGGCCACCGCCGCGTACCAGGTCGAGGGCGCCGCGGACGAGGACGGGCGTACGCCCTCGATCTGGGACACGTTCGCCCACACACCGGGCAAGGTGCACGGCGGCGACACCGGCGACCTGGCGTGCGACCACTACCACCGGTTCCGCGAGGACGTGGCCCTCATGGGAGCGCTCGGCCTCACCGCCTACCGCTTCTCCGTCTCCTGGCCGCGCGTCCAGCCCTCCGGACGCGGCAAGGCCGACCAGCGCGGACTGGACTTCTACCGCGCGCTGACCGACGAGCTGCTCTCGCACGGCATCACCCCGTTCCTCACCCTCTACCACTGGGACCTGCCCCAAGCGCTGGAGCAGGGCCCGGGCGGCGGCTGGCCCGCGCGCGAGACCGCCTACCGCTTCGCGGAGTACGCGCACCTGGTGGCCGAGGCGCTGGGCGACCGTGTGCAGCAGTGGACGACCCTCAACGAGCCGTGGTGCAGCGCCTTTCTCGGCTACGGCTCGGGGGTGCACGCGCCGGGGCGTACGGATCCGGTGGCAGCGCTGCACGCGGCGCACCACCTCAACCTCGGGCACGGTCTGGCGGCCCAGGCGGTGCGCGCCGCGGTGCCGGGGGCCCAGCTGATGGTGAGCCTCAACACGGCGGCCGTGCGGCCCCGTTCGGACTCGGCTGCCGACCGGGACGCGGCGCGCAGGATCGACGCGCTGGCCAACCGCGTCTTCAGCGGGCCCATGCTGCACGGTGTCTACGACGAGGACCTGCTCGCCGACACCGCGCACCTGACCGACTGGAGCTGTGTGCGCGACGGCGATCTGGCCGCCATCCACCAGCCCCTGGACGCGCTCGGGCTCAACTACTACACCCCGGCGCTGGTCTCCGGCCCCGACCCGGAAGCCGAAGGGGCCCAGCCGGTGCGGGACGACGGACACGGTGCGAGCGAGCACTCGCCCTGGCCCGGCTCCGAGCACGTCTCCTTCCACCAGGCGGCGGGCGAGCGCACGGCCATGGGCTGGACCGTCGACCCGGAGGGCCTGACGGAGCTGCTGCTGCGCCACCACCGTGAGGCGCCGGACCTGGCGCTGTACGTCACCGAGAACGGCGCCGCCTACGAGGACGTCCCCGGTGCGGACGGTCTGGTGCACGACCCGCGCCGGATCGCCTATCTGCGGCAGCACTTCACCGCCGTGCACAAGGCGATGTCCCAGGGCGCCGATGTGCGGGGCTACTTTCTGTGGTCGCTGCTGGACAACTTCGAGTGGGCGTACGGATACAGCCGGCGCTTCGGAGCCGTACACGTGGACTTCGCCACCCAGCGCCGTACGCCCAAGGCGAGCGCGCTGTGGTACGCGCGGGTCGCGGCGGGCGGCAGGCTGCCGGACGCGGGCTGA
- a CDS encoding SSI family serine proteinase inhibitor encodes MSWTSRTSRRNRTGVAHCRPGAWSRPAAVGALLLVAGLLAAAGLLAVVGVPSAAGPSAAGPPGAQAPPDPPSAPSSRPGSPSRPGSLAEPAPSAPSVTAPQVLPTRSPLGQGVTATPKGRFRITLHEGHHTSGRVLEEAVLNCFPSTGSTHPRPEEACAVLSRVSGDFAQLPVHNRPCPELDRPVTVVAEGTWRTRPRGFAHTYANRCAAGTESARVFDLSPG; translated from the coding sequence ATGAGCTGGACCAGCCGGACGAGCCGGAGGAACCGGACCGGAGTCGCGCACTGTCGCCCAGGAGCCTGGTCGCGCCCGGCGGCCGTCGGCGCCCTCCTGCTGGTCGCGGGTCTCTTGGCCGCGGCGGGCCTGCTGGCGGTCGTGGGCGTCCCCTCGGCCGCGGGCCCGTCGGCGGCGGGACCCCCGGGGGCACAGGCGCCGCCTGACCCGCCGTCAGCCCCCTCGTCCCGGCCCGGCTCCCCGTCCCGGCCCGGCTCTCTGGCCGAGCCCGCCCCCTCGGCCCCGTCGGTTACGGCGCCCCAGGTTCTGCCCACGCGGTCGCCCCTTGGGCAAGGCGTCACCGCCACGCCCAAGGGGCGGTTCCGCATCACGCTGCACGAGGGGCACCACACGTCGGGCCGCGTTCTGGAGGAGGCCGTTCTCAACTGTTTCCCCTCCACGGGCAGCACTCATCCGCGACCCGAGGAAGCCTGCGCCGTCCTGTCCAGGGTGTCGGGCGACTTCGCGCAGTTGCCCGTCCATAACCGTCCCTGCCCCGAGCTTGACCGTCCGGTCACGGTGGTGGCCGAAGGGACGTGGCGCACCCGGCCCCGCGGCTTCGCGCACACCTACGCCAACCGGTGCGCGGCGGGAACCGAAAGCGCCCGGGTGTTCGACCTGAGCCCCGGCTGA
- a CDS encoding M23 family metallopeptidase gives MVGDPGAATDPDALGDPGAARVQGGGRWTRPLTMRKVRVSQRYGIRGNWAAGHHTGIDLAVPTGTPVRSVGAGTVIFAGWAGAYGKAVTIRMRDGKYTLFAHMSQISVNAGKRVHAGTWLGRSGNTGRSTGPHLHFEVRTKRGYGSDIDPVRYLARHGVRLL, from the coding sequence GTGGTCGGGGACCCCGGCGCTGCCACGGACCCCGACGCGCTCGGGGACCCCGGAGCGGCCCGTGTCCAGGGCGGGGGGCGCTGGACCCGCCCGCTGACGATGCGGAAAGTCCGCGTCTCCCAGCGGTACGGCATCAGGGGCAACTGGGCGGCCGGCCACCACACCGGCATCGACCTCGCCGTCCCCACCGGAACCCCGGTCCGCTCGGTCGGCGCCGGAACCGTCATCTTCGCCGGGTGGGCGGGCGCCTACGGCAAGGCGGTCACCATCCGGATGCGCGACGGGAAGTACACGCTGTTCGCCCACATGTCGCAGATCTCCGTCAATGCGGGCAAGCGGGTGCACGCCGGCACCTGGCTCGGCCGCTCCGGCAACACCGGCCGCTCCACGGGCCCGCACCTCCACTTCGAGGTACGGACCAAGCGCGGCTACGGCTCCGACATCGACCCCGTCCGCTACCTGGCCCGCCACGGCGTCCGCCTGCTGTGA
- a CDS encoding LacI family DNA-binding transcriptional regulator, translated as MAGVRDGQTGGGPPTLGGGGTGRPGRATPQPRPTLEQVARRAGVGRGTVSRVINGSPRVSERTRAAVEAAVDELGYVPNRVARALAAGSADAIALVIPEPETRFFAEPYFSGILHGVSSELARADMQLLLTLLHTQKEQDRFALYAAAHRIDGVLLVSVHADDTLPDLLADSGIPAVLNGRRSAAEPIPYVDCDNIGGARAAVAHLLARGRESVATITGPPDMYAARCRADGYREAMRDAGYPEGELLLANGDFTEESGHLSMRRLLADRPGIDAVFCASDVMAAGARIALREAGRRVPDDVALVGFDDSAVARHMDPPLTTVRQPIAEMGREMARVLLELLGKWTPGAAYPSAPTQAAPSPRPPGAGDRTHRVLPTELIRRGSS; from the coding sequence ATGGCAGGAGTGCGCGACGGGCAGACCGGAGGCGGGCCGCCCACGCTGGGCGGCGGTGGCACCGGACGGCCCGGCAGGGCGACGCCCCAGCCCCGGCCCACCCTGGAGCAGGTCGCCCGCAGAGCAGGGGTCGGCCGAGGCACCGTCTCCCGCGTCATCAACGGCTCGCCCCGGGTCAGCGAGCGCACCCGCGCCGCCGTCGAGGCGGCCGTCGATGAGCTGGGCTACGTCCCCAACCGGGTGGCCCGCGCGCTGGCCGCCGGCAGCGCCGACGCGATAGCGCTGGTCATCCCCGAGCCGGAGACCCGCTTCTTCGCCGAGCCCTACTTCTCCGGCATCCTGCACGGCGTAAGCTCCGAACTCGCCCGCGCCGACATGCAGTTGCTGCTCACGCTGCTGCACACGCAAAAGGAACAGGACCGCTTCGCGCTGTACGCGGCGGCGCACCGCATCGACGGTGTGCTGCTGGTCTCCGTGCACGCCGACGACACGCTGCCCGACCTGCTGGCCGACTCCGGAATTCCCGCCGTGCTCAACGGCCGCCGCTCGGCCGCCGAACCGATTCCCTACGTCGACTGCGACAACATCGGCGGCGCCCGCGCCGCCGTCGCCCACCTGCTCGCCCGGGGCCGCGAGTCGGTCGCCACCATCACCGGGCCCCCCGACATGTACGCGGCACGCTGCCGGGCCGACGGCTACCGCGAGGCCATGCGCGACGCCGGCTACCCCGAGGGCGAACTGCTCCTGGCGAACGGCGACTTCACCGAGGAGAGCGGCCATCTCTCCATGCGCCGGCTGCTGGCCGACAGGCCCGGCATCGACGCGGTCTTCTGCGCCTCCGACGTGATGGCGGCCGGCGCCCGGATCGCCCTGCGCGAGGCGGGCAGAAGAGTGCCGGACGACGTGGCGCTCGTCGGCTTCGACGACTCGGCGGTCGCCCGGCACATGGACCCGCCGCTCACCACCGTCCGCCAGCCGATCGCCGAGATGGGGCGGGAGATGGCCCGGGTGCTGCTGGAGCTGCTGGGCAAATGGACACCGGGCGCCGCCTACCCGTCGGCACCCACCCAGGCGGCCCCCTCGCCCCGCCCCCCGGGCGCGGGCGACCGCACCCACCGGGTGCTGCCCACGGAGCTGATCCGCCGGGGCTCTTCGTAG
- a CDS encoding HAMP domain-containing sensor histidine kinase has translation MRWALVKVCLAVTVMVVVAFAIPLALVVKETARDRAFANAERQASAIGPALAITTDRRELQRAVAITQAGAHGRVAVHVPATRGEDRRGKGHDELRVGRSRAPHERLTTAQRRGRASTVSVEGGFALLRPTAVAGGKVAVVEIFVPDTEVTNGVGTSWGVLAAVGVALIVGSVAIADRLGTRMVRPAERLAGAAHALGEGKLGVRVPEEGPTELRSAATAFNSMADQVVQLLANERELAADLSHRLRTPLTVLRLNTASLGDGDAADQTREAVAQLEGEVDTIIRTAREQRAQSPGATATTASDAAEVIRERMRFWSALAEDEGREARVAGVERPVRVPVARAELAAAVDAMLGNVFRHTPEGTAFSVDVHSGGPASQAVIVLVSDAGPGIGDPATALRRGHGDGGPGSTGLGLDIVRRVAESTGGDVRLGRSILGGTEVRVWLALQDGTREHGGGRVSHRVRRRGKRV, from the coding sequence ATGAGATGGGCGCTGGTGAAGGTCTGTCTCGCCGTGACGGTGATGGTGGTCGTGGCCTTCGCCATTCCGCTGGCGCTGGTCGTCAAGGAGACCGCGCGCGACCGGGCGTTCGCCAACGCCGAGCGGCAGGCCTCCGCCATCGGCCCGGCCCTCGCGATCACCACCGACCGGCGCGAACTCCAGCGCGCCGTCGCCATCACCCAGGCCGGTGCCCACGGCAGGGTCGCCGTCCATGTGCCCGCCACCCGGGGTGAGGACCGGCGCGGCAAGGGCCACGACGAGCTGCGCGTGGGCCGCTCCCGCGCGCCCCACGAGCGCCTGACGACCGCACAACGGCGCGGCCGGGCCTCGACCGTGAGCGTGGAGGGCGGCTTCGCGCTGCTGCGGCCGACGGCCGTGGCGGGCGGGAAGGTCGCGGTCGTGGAGATCTTCGTGCCCGACACGGAGGTCACCAACGGCGTCGGCACCTCCTGGGGGGTGCTCGCCGCCGTCGGGGTCGCGCTGATCGTCGGCTCCGTCGCGATCGCCGACCGGCTCGGCACCCGGATGGTGCGCCCGGCAGAACGGCTCGCCGGCGCCGCGCACGCCCTGGGCGAGGGCAAGCTGGGGGTGCGGGTGCCCGAGGAGGGGCCGACCGAACTGCGCTCGGCAGCCACCGCGTTCAACTCCATGGCCGACCAGGTCGTCCAGCTCCTGGCCAACGAGCGCGAGCTGGCGGCCGACCTCTCGCACCGGCTGCGCACCCCGCTGACCGTCCTCCGGCTCAACACCGCCTCGCTCGGCGACGGCGACGCCGCCGATCAGACGCGCGAGGCCGTCGCCCAGCTGGAGGGCGAGGTGGACACCATCATCCGCACCGCGCGCGAGCAGCGGGCCCAGTCGCCGGGCGCCACGGCCACCACCGCCTCGGACGCGGCCGAGGTGATACGGGAGCGGATGCGGTTCTGGTCCGCGCTCGCCGAGGACGAGGGGCGCGAGGCGCGGGTCGCGGGCGTCGAGCGCCCGGTACGGGTGCCCGTCGCGCGGGCCGAACTGGCCGCCGCCGTCGACGCGATGCTCGGCAACGTCTTCCGGCACACCCCCGAGGGCACCGCCTTCTCCGTCGACGTGCACAGCGGCGGCCCCGCCAGCCAGGCCGTCATCGTGCTGGTCTCCGACGCCGGGCCCGGCATCGGAGACCCGGCCACCGCGCTGCGCCGGGGCCACGGCGACGGCGGGCCCGGCTCCACGGGGCTCGGTCTGGACATCGTGCGCCGCGTCGCGGAGTCGACGGGAGGCGACGTACGGCTGGGGCGCTCGATCCTCGGCGGTACGGAGGTGCGGGTGTGGCTGGCCTTGCAGGATGGGACGCGTGAGCATGGCGGGGGCCGGGTGAGCCACCGCGTGCGACGGCGCGGCAAGCGCGTCTGA
- a CDS encoding carbohydrate ABC transporter permease, giving the protein MRKHLRGGWFSHAVLLVFTLGSLLPLVWTAIAASRDNSRLASTPPPFWFGGNLGHNLEVAWRDANVGKALFNTVFVAGTISLGTVVFATLAGFAFAKLRFRGRNLLLVVVIGTMMVPPQLSVVPLFMAMAKLEWANQLQAVILPMLVSAFGVFFMRQYLISALPTELIEAARVDGAHSLRVMWHVVFPAARPAMAVLGMLTFVMAWNEFFWPIIALTQENPTVQVALTGLGQGQVPDQSVIMAGALLGTLPLLVAFAVFGRQIVGGIMQGAVKG; this is encoded by the coding sequence GTGCGCAAGCACTTACGGGGCGGGTGGTTCAGCCACGCCGTGCTCCTCGTGTTCACGCTCGGCTCGCTGCTCCCGCTGGTGTGGACGGCGATCGCGGCCTCGCGGGACAACTCGCGGCTGGCCAGCACTCCCCCGCCGTTCTGGTTCGGCGGCAACCTGGGGCACAACCTGGAGGTCGCCTGGCGCGACGCGAACGTGGGGAAGGCGCTGTTCAACACGGTGTTCGTGGCGGGCACCATCTCCCTCGGCACGGTGGTGTTCGCCACGCTGGCCGGGTTCGCCTTCGCCAAGCTGCGCTTCCGGGGGCGGAACCTCCTGCTGGTGGTGGTGATCGGCACGATGATGGTGCCGCCCCAGCTCAGCGTCGTCCCGCTGTTCATGGCGATGGCGAAGCTGGAGTGGGCCAACCAGCTCCAGGCGGTGATCCTCCCGATGCTGGTGAGCGCCTTCGGGGTGTTCTTCATGCGGCAGTACCTGATCAGCGCCTTGCCGACCGAGCTGATCGAGGCGGCACGGGTGGACGGGGCCCACAGCCTGCGCGTGATGTGGCACGTGGTCTTCCCCGCGGCGCGGCCCGCGATGGCGGTGCTGGGGATGCTGACGTTCGTGATGGCCTGGAACGAGTTCTTCTGGCCGATCATCGCCCTCACCCAGGAAAACCCGACCGTCCAGGTGGCGCTCACCGGGCTCGGCCAGGGCCAGGTGCCGGACCAGTCCGTGATCATGGCCGGCGCGCTGCTGGGGACGCTGCCGCTGCTGGTCGCCTTCGCGGTGTTCGGCAGGCAGATCGTGGGGGGCATCATGCAGGGAGCGGTCAAGGGCTGA
- the orn gene encoding oligoribonuclease: MNDRMVWIDCEMTGLSLSGDALIEVAALVTDSELNVLGDGVDIVIRPPAPALATMPEVVREMHTASGLLEELDGGTTLADAEARVLEYVRAHAPDPGKAPLCGNSVGTDRGFLARDMPALESHLHYRIVDVSSVKELARRWYPRAYYNSPEKNGNHRALADIRESIAELRYYREAVFVPHPGPDSDTAKKIAAKHVVPRQP, from the coding sequence ATGAACGATCGCATGGTGTGGATCGACTGCGAGATGACCGGCCTCTCGCTGTCCGGTGACGCGCTCATCGAGGTGGCCGCGCTGGTGACCGACTCGGAGCTGAACGTGCTCGGGGACGGCGTGGACATCGTGATCCGCCCGCCCGCTCCCGCGCTGGCGACGATGCCGGAGGTGGTGCGCGAGATGCACACCGCCTCCGGCCTGCTGGAGGAGTTGGACGGGGGTACGACGCTGGCCGACGCCGAGGCCCGCGTCCTCGAATACGTCCGCGCGCACGCCCCCGACCCCGGCAAGGCACCGCTGTGCGGCAACTCGGTGGGCACCGACCGGGGATTCCTCGCCCGGGACATGCCCGCACTGGAGAGCCACCTGCACTACCGCATCGTGGACGTCTCCTCGGTCAAGGAGCTGGCCCGGCGCTGGTATCCCCGCGCCTACTACAACAGCCCCGAGAAGAACGGCAACCACCGCGCACTGGCCGACATCCGCGAGTCCATCGCGGAGCTGCGCTACTACCGCGAGGCCGTCTTCGTGCCCCACCCGGGCCCGGACTCGGACACCGCCAAGAAGATCGCCGCCAAGCACGTGGTCCCGCGTCAGCCCTGA
- a CDS encoding DUF6233 domain-containing protein, with product MPDDQELDVIVVSRLRSHDGQWWYECEAVLPTRYEHGGRSEAKAAPTRITVSADAITPLPGENYDALPTEGAVAGRQWLAVRMRGVRDEGPWTSVHRRDCWQAQDGWQVRRITAREALALLAGPEGRVCDVCRPDRALGSPPPHP from the coding sequence ATGCCCGATGACCAGGAGCTCGACGTGATCGTCGTCTCCCGGCTACGCTCCCACGACGGGCAGTGGTGGTACGAGTGCGAGGCCGTCCTGCCCACCCGCTACGAGCACGGCGGGCGCAGCGAGGCGAAGGCGGCGCCCACACGGATCACCGTTTCGGCCGACGCCATCACCCCCCTCCCCGGCGAGAACTACGACGCGCTGCCGACCGAGGGCGCGGTGGCGGGGCGGCAGTGGCTGGCGGTGCGGATGCGCGGCGTACGGGACGAGGGGCCCTGGACGAGCGTGCACCGCCGGGACTGCTGGCAGGCGCAGGACGGCTGGCAGGTCCGGCGGATCACCGCGCGCGAGGCCCTCGCGCTGCTGGCCGGACCCGAGGGCCGCGTCTGCGACGTGTGCAGGCCGGACCGCGCGCTGGGGAGCCCGCCGCCGCACCCGTAG